The following are encoded together in the Planctobacterium marinum genome:
- the bioH gene encoding pimeloyl-ACP methyl ester esterase BioH has translation MQLKVQDFNDTPDLVLLHGWGVNSGVFSSLIERLEPLHRLRLVDLPGFGMNNHVQVQQLSFPEYCQLIQDVIPAGATVAGWSLGGLVAQHIALQDSTPIARQILICSSPCFLEGHDWPGIKQNVLQSFQQQLKQDYMKTLERFLAIQAMGSATAKADLRTIREQVKSGGVANPGALERGLWFLQTVDLRAQLATNSIPTLRIFGGKDSLVPEKSRRVIELLHPGADYHTFDKASHAPFISHTDQFVKIFNDFLLNI, from the coding sequence TTGCAGTTAAAAGTACAGGATTTTAATGACACACCGGATTTGGTGTTGTTGCATGGTTGGGGCGTGAATAGCGGGGTATTTAGTAGTCTGATAGAGCGCCTTGAGCCTCTGCATCGCTTGCGTTTAGTCGATTTGCCGGGATTTGGCATGAACAACCATGTGCAAGTGCAACAGCTGAGTTTCCCCGAATATTGCCAACTGATACAAGATGTGATCCCAGCGGGGGCAACTGTGGCTGGTTGGTCTTTGGGAGGGCTGGTGGCGCAGCACATTGCTTTGCAAGACAGCACGCCCATTGCCCGACAAATCCTCATCTGTAGCAGTCCTTGTTTTCTGGAAGGCCATGACTGGCCGGGCATCAAACAGAACGTTTTACAGAGTTTTCAACAGCAATTAAAACAAGACTATATGAAGACCCTGGAACGCTTCCTGGCTATTCAGGCGATGGGCAGCGCTACAGCCAAGGCAGACTTGCGAACTATAAGAGAACAGGTGAAAAGTGGAGGTGTTGCCAATCCGGGGGCTTTAGAACGCGGATTATGGTTTCTTCAAACCGTTGACTTACGAGCTCAACTTGCAACCAATTCAATTCCAACGCTGCGAATTTTCGGTGGTAAGGACAGCCTTGTACCTGAAAAAAGTCGCCGTGTTATTGAGTTATTGCACCCCGGGGCCGATTACCACACCTTTGATAAAGCATCTCATGCTCCCTTTATTTCTCACACCGACCAGTTTGTTAAGATCTTTAACGACTTCTTGCTGAATATTTAG
- a CDS encoding putative metalloprotease CJM1_0395 family protein gives MNTESARRDNVQREVIPQITQPENSAAESGLGSESDRLKQSAKSAQAAQSPVYERPVVQQNPNGGDASALGNTNGQTPDNAQQESAGKEDAEERQRQQQEAIDQQEIEKLKARDQEVRAHEQAHAAVGGQYAGSPSYEFETGPDGQQYAVGGEVSIDISKEAEPEDTLAKMQQVRAAALAPAEPSPQDFRVASEASRIAGEARVEISQQELEAQQEQQEQNIERVFNPQAAEQPDPIEENIPEIDEIVEPGDVRPPTRSLEQTVQNVADVFNNFTANTGLSGTTEAAELSGQRDEEINQRALRIASFYQQTSTPKTEGFQQFA, from the coding sequence GTGAATACGGAATCTGCGCGCCGTGATAATGTGCAACGGGAAGTTATTCCCCAGATAACGCAGCCGGAAAACTCGGCTGCGGAGTCTGGATTAGGCTCAGAATCCGACCGTCTCAAACAATCTGCTAAATCAGCTCAAGCTGCCCAGTCACCAGTTTATGAACGTCCTGTCGTACAGCAAAACCCAAATGGTGGTGATGCCAGCGCGCTGGGTAATACCAATGGTCAAACTCCGGATAACGCGCAGCAAGAGAGCGCTGGTAAGGAAGATGCAGAAGAGCGTCAAAGACAGCAACAAGAAGCCATTGATCAGCAAGAAATTGAGAAGCTAAAGGCGCGAGACCAGGAAGTTCGGGCTCATGAGCAAGCACATGCCGCCGTGGGCGGTCAGTATGCCGGTTCGCCCAGCTATGAATTTGAAACCGGACCCGATGGCCAGCAGTACGCTGTAGGCGGCGAAGTTTCCATCGATATCTCCAAAGAAGCTGAGCCGGAAGATACCCTCGCTAAAATGCAACAGGTAAGAGCGGCGGCTCTTGCGCCTGCAGAGCCTTCACCACAAGACTTCAGGGTAGCCAGTGAAGCTTCGCGGATAGCAGGTGAGGCCCGTGTCGAGATCTCCCAGCAGGAACTAGAAGCCCAACAGGAGCAGCAAGAGCAGAATATTGAGCGAGTTTTCAACCCTCAAGCCGCTGAGCAGCCGGATCCGATTGAAGAAAATATCCCTGAAATTGATGAGATCGTTGAGCCAGGCGATGTTCGCCCTCCTACGCGCTCATTGGAACAGACAGTACAAAACGTTGCTGATGTGTTCAATAACTTCACTGCAAACACTGGCTTATCTGGCACAACTGAAGCAGCTGAGCTGTCTGGGCAACGAGATGAAGAGATCAATCAACGCGCCCTCAGAATAGCCAGTTTTTACCAGCAAACTTCTACTCCAAAAACTGAAGGCTTCCAGCAGTTCGCCTAG
- a CDS encoding FKBP-type peptidyl-prolyl cis-trans isomerase, whose protein sequence is MRNKTLWLAMASVIGLSACQQEQSSNTANTEKAAAMTMTIEQVNQLPEAEKQAYALGENMGKYVENQVQQYAQLGLSFSAEQVKRGFLAAIEGNALLTDEEATQLLQALQASAQQAQTEMAAAEGQKNLEAGLAYLEENKKREGVMVTESGIQYEVLTEGEGEKPAAEDTVKVHYHGTLIDGTVFDSSYDRGEPATFPLNRVIKGWTEGVQLMNVGSKYRFHIPSELAYGSRATGKITPNSTLVFDVELLSIESK, encoded by the coding sequence ATGAGAAATAAAACGCTTTGGTTAGCAATGGCTAGCGTGATTGGGTTGAGCGCATGTCAACAAGAACAATCTTCAAATACCGCCAATACAGAAAAGGCAGCAGCAATGACAATGACTATTGAACAAGTAAATCAATTACCTGAAGCTGAAAAACAAGCTTACGCTTTGGGTGAGAACATGGGTAAATATGTAGAAAATCAAGTGCAGCAATATGCTCAACTTGGCCTGTCTTTCAGTGCCGAGCAAGTGAAGCGCGGCTTCCTTGCTGCGATTGAGGGCAACGCACTGTTAACTGACGAAGAAGCCACTCAATTGCTGCAAGCCCTGCAAGCCAGCGCGCAGCAAGCGCAAACTGAAATGGCGGCAGCTGAAGGCCAGAAAAACCTTGAAGCGGGTCTAGCCTACCTGGAAGAAAACAAAAAGCGTGAAGGTGTGATGGTGACTGAATCTGGTATTCAGTACGAAGTGCTAACTGAAGGTGAAGGTGAGAAACCTGCCGCGGAAGACACAGTTAAAGTTCACTACCACGGTACCCTGATTGACGGCACAGTATTTGATTCTTCATACGATCGTGGCGAGCCAGCAACTTTCCCTCTTAATCGTGTAATCAAAGGCTGGACTGAGGGCGTTCAATTAATGAATGTCGGCTCTAAGTATCGTTTCCATATCCCAAGTGAACTGGCTTATGGCTCAAGAGCAACAGGCAAAATCACGCCAAATTCAACGCTTGTATTTGACGTAGAATTATTGTCTATCGAGTCTAAGTAA
- the greB gene encoding transcription elongation factor GreB yields the protein MRTPLITRPGYLKLKAELDYLWRTERPEITAKVTWAASLGDRSENADYKENKRKLREIDRRVRYLTKRLEALKVVDYSPQQDGKVFFGARVCIENEQGEERQFQIVGYDEIFDRKDVISIDSPMARALLKHQVDDEVVVSTPEGKKRWFIVEIDYPDAH from the coding sequence ATGCGAACTCCCCTCATCACTCGTCCCGGCTACCTGAAACTGAAAGCCGAACTAGATTATTTATGGCGCACGGAACGTCCGGAAATTACCGCCAAAGTTACCTGGGCAGCCAGTTTGGGTGACCGTAGCGAAAACGCCGATTACAAAGAAAATAAGCGCAAGCTCAGAGAAATTGACCGCAGGGTACGTTATCTGACAAAACGCCTGGAAGCCCTTAAAGTCGTGGATTATTCGCCACAACAAGACGGGAAAGTATTTTTTGGTGCTCGCGTATGTATTGAAAACGAGCAAGGCGAAGAAAGACAGTTTCAAATTGTAGGCTACGACGAAATATTTGATCGCAAAGACGTCATTTCCATTGACAGTCCCATGGCCAGGGCATTGCTCAAACACCAGGTAGATGATGAGGTCGTTGTGTCGACACCAGAAGGTAAAAAACGCTGGTTTATTGTAGAAATCGACTATCCGGATGCCCACTAA
- a CDS encoding YheV family putative zinc ribbon protein produces MSTRIKKRFIAGAICPHCKASDSLMLYMENNVEKVECVHCGYHKSQTDAETEKQTRTNENVIGIFKPQQ; encoded by the coding sequence ATGAGTACCAGAATTAAAAAACGTTTTATTGCAGGTGCAATATGCCCACATTGTAAAGCCAGTGACAGCTTGATGCTATACATGGAAAATAATGTCGAGAAAGTCGAATGCGTGCACTGCGGTTATCACAAATCACAAACCGATGCGGAAACTGAAAAACAAACCCGCACCAATGAAAACGTGATCGGGATTTTTAAACCTCAACAATAA
- a CDS encoding WD40 repeat domain-containing protein: protein MTSLIACGTYRKESALEFQHAEDGSMAADISADAKISVVSSIDLGLLVWDLEFNQKVYQWGYKGDGETINLVSTVKIASDTSYVVSADRESFAIWNLENGEPDGFWRIDESTIRDVAIADKGTTVLVGRSNGKVLMLEPFTGRRLEFLGHTERINSVDISPNGYYALTGGNDYVAYLWDTRTGQVVYRFDHPSRVTKVALDPKGRYLFTADSQKTARIWDVQTGEEVSTLQFIQRQIIFSAVQFSEDGTRLLTGSPNRLLALWDVKTGKKLNGWRVKPNDKAMGNSAIVYGVGFYGDNQVISESSSGWAEIWDIQ from the coding sequence ATGACCAGTTTGATTGCGTGTGGCACCTACAGAAAAGAATCCGCGCTTGAGTTTCAACATGCTGAAGATGGCAGTATGGCGGCTGATATTTCAGCTGATGCCAAAATTAGTGTGGTATCCAGTATTGATTTGGGATTATTGGTATGGGATCTGGAATTCAATCAAAAGGTTTATCAATGGGGTTACAAAGGCGACGGTGAAACCATTAATCTGGTGTCCACGGTTAAGATCGCCAGTGATACCTCCTATGTGGTGAGTGCCGACCGGGAATCTTTCGCTATCTGGAATCTGGAAAATGGAGAGCCCGATGGCTTCTGGCGCATTGACGAATCAACCATACGAGATGTGGCTATTGCCGATAAAGGAACAACAGTTCTTGTTGGCAGAAGCAATGGCAAGGTACTGATGCTTGAGCCTTTTACGGGAAGACGATTAGAGTTTTTGGGGCACACTGAGCGCATTAACAGTGTCGATATTTCCCCCAATGGCTATTACGCACTAACCGGCGGAAACGACTATGTGGCTTACCTTTGGGATACCCGTACCGGTCAGGTAGTGTATCGGTTTGATCACCCCAGTAGAGTAACTAAAGTCGCTTTGGATCCCAAAGGCCGCTATCTGTTTACTGCAGACAGCCAAAAAACCGCGCGTATTTGGGATGTGCAAACTGGCGAGGAAGTGTCTACCTTACAGTTTATTCAAAGGCAGATTATCTTCTCTGCGGTACAGTTTTCAGAAGATGGCACTCGACTATTAACCGGCTCGCCGAATCGCTTGTTGGCCCTGTGGGATGTTAAAACCGGGAAGAAGCTCAATGGCTGGCGGGTAAAACCCAATGATAAGGCCATGGGTAATAGCGCCATTGTGTATGGCGTCGGTTTTTACGGTGATAATCAGGTGATTTCCGAAAGTAGTAGTGGTTGGGCTGAGATTTGGGACATACAATAG
- a CDS encoding Tex family protein yields the protein MSNQTIFSQLSEELNISRAQINAAVELMDGGATVPFIARYRKEATQGLDDTQLRNLSQRLTYLRELWDRKEAIVKSIAEQDKLTPELKDKIDTCVSKAELEELYLPYKPKRRTKGQIAIENGLGPLADALFNDPDLDPETEAQKYLNEAVATTKDALDGARFILMERFAEDADLLQKIRQHLKKQAFIKSQLVTGKEKEAAKFSDYFEHREKLMTTPSHRALAMFRGRNEGFLQVSLEPDPEKEESDKTSYCETIIAEHTGLTSQHLSQKAAGKWLSGVIQWTWRIKILMYMENELFSQLRESAELEAINVFASNLKDLLMAAPAGPKVTMGLDPGLRTGVKVAVVDQTGKVLATQVIYPHAPQNHWDKSLRTLANVCRQHKVELVSIGNGTGSRETDKLVAELMKNEPELKLTRLIVSEAGASVYSASELASKELPEMDVSLRGAVSIARRLQDPLAELVKIEPKAIGVGQYQHDVSQSQLGQSLAAVIEDCVNAVGVDLNTASPAILANISGLNKTLAQNIVDYRNQNGAFSSRKELTKVARLGPKAFEQCAGFLRINEGNEPLDASAVHPEAYPVVERIQEQAGCDVKQLIGNADVLKKLLPEHFVDDHFGLPTVKDIFSELLKPGRDPRPEFKTAQFKEGIDTINDLKPGMILEGVISNVANFGAFVDIGVHQDGLVHISCITDKFISDPREVVKAGDIVKVKVTDVDVQRKRISLTMRLDDKASTNNNQANKAGKRSDAKPARHSRPPRQDNKSSQNSAMGNAFAEAFAKAKK from the coding sequence ATGAGTAATCAAACCATCTTTTCTCAGCTCAGTGAGGAGCTGAACATTTCAAGAGCCCAAATCAATGCGGCCGTTGAATTAATGGACGGCGGTGCGACAGTTCCCTTTATTGCCCGCTATCGAAAAGAAGCGACCCAAGGACTGGACGATACCCAGCTGCGTAATTTGTCGCAACGACTCACCTATTTAAGAGAACTGTGGGACCGCAAAGAAGCCATCGTAAAGTCGATTGCTGAACAAGATAAGCTCACCCCCGAGCTGAAAGACAAGATTGATACCTGTGTATCAAAAGCCGAGTTGGAAGAGCTCTATTTGCCCTATAAGCCCAAACGTCGCACTAAGGGCCAAATCGCCATTGAAAATGGTTTAGGGCCGCTGGCCGATGCGCTGTTTAACGACCCCGATCTCGATCCAGAGACAGAAGCTCAAAAATATTTGAACGAAGCTGTCGCTACCACTAAAGATGCACTGGATGGCGCTCGTTTTATCCTCATGGAGCGCTTCGCAGAGGATGCCGATCTTTTACAAAAAATCCGTCAACACCTTAAAAAGCAAGCCTTTATCAAGAGTCAGTTAGTTACAGGTAAAGAAAAAGAAGCTGCTAAATTCAGCGATTATTTTGAACACCGTGAGAAGCTCATGACCACGCCCTCGCACCGCGCATTGGCGATGTTTCGTGGGCGTAATGAAGGCTTTTTACAGGTTTCTCTGGAGCCTGACCCGGAAAAAGAAGAAAGCGACAAGACCTCTTATTGCGAAACCATTATTGCTGAGCACACCGGCCTGACCAGCCAGCATCTGTCGCAAAAAGCCGCCGGTAAATGGCTTTCAGGTGTTATCCAGTGGACATGGAGAATAAAGATTCTTATGTACATGGAAAATGAATTATTCAGCCAATTAAGAGAAAGTGCCGAACTTGAAGCCATCAATGTTTTCGCTTCCAACCTGAAAGACCTGTTAATGGCGGCACCCGCGGGCCCTAAGGTAACCATGGGATTAGATCCGGGCTTAAGAACTGGAGTGAAGGTGGCTGTGGTTGATCAAACCGGAAAAGTGCTGGCAACTCAGGTGATTTACCCACATGCGCCACAAAACCATTGGGACAAATCCCTGCGCACTCTGGCTAACGTCTGCCGTCAACACAAAGTGGAGCTTGTAAGTATTGGTAATGGCACTGGCTCAAGAGAGACCGACAAGTTGGTTGCAGAGCTGATGAAAAACGAACCTGAACTCAAGCTCACCCGCTTAATCGTAAGTGAAGCTGGAGCCTCTGTGTATTCAGCTTCAGAGCTGGCATCCAAGGAACTCCCCGAGATGGACGTATCTTTGCGCGGCGCTGTGTCTATTGCCCGACGCTTGCAAGATCCCCTCGCAGAGCTAGTTAAGATTGAGCCCAAAGCCATTGGTGTTGGACAGTATCAGCACGATGTGAGCCAAAGCCAATTAGGACAATCGCTGGCAGCCGTCATTGAGGATTGTGTAAACGCAGTCGGTGTAGACCTCAATACCGCTTCGCCCGCCATTTTGGCCAATATTTCTGGCCTGAATAAAACGCTGGCACAAAATATTGTTGATTACCGCAATCAAAATGGTGCTTTTAGCAGTCGTAAGGAGCTAACCAAGGTTGCAAGACTAGGTCCAAAAGCGTTTGAGCAATGTGCGGGCTTCCTTCGTATTAACGAAGGCAATGAGCCGCTAGACGCATCTGCGGTGCATCCAGAAGCCTACCCTGTAGTGGAGCGTATTCAGGAGCAAGCCGGCTGTGATGTTAAGCAACTTATTGGCAATGCAGATGTCCTGAAAAAGCTCCTGCCTGAGCACTTTGTTGATGACCACTTTGGTCTGCCAACGGTTAAGGATATTTTCTCAGAGCTATTAAAACCGGGACGAGATCCAAGGCCCGAATTCAAAACGGCGCAATTTAAGGAAGGTATTGATACCATTAACGATCTCAAGCCCGGAATGATTCTGGAAGGCGTGATCAGCAATGTGGCAAACTTTGGCGCCTTTGTTGATATTGGTGTACACCAGGACGGCTTGGTACACATATCCTGCATTACTGATAAATTTATCTCCGATCCGAGGGAAGTGGTCAAAGCCGGTGATATCGTTAAGGTGAAAGTCACCGATGTTGATGTGCAGCGCAAGCGCATCTCATTGACCATGCGACTGGATGACAAAGCTTCTACCAACAACAATCAAGCTAACAAGGCCGGTAAGCGTTCCGATGCTAAGCCTGCCAGGCATTCACGCCCCCCCAGACAAGACAATAAATCTTCTCAAAACAGTGCCATGGGCAATGCATTTGCGGAAGCTTTTGCAAAAGCGAAAAAATAA
- a CDS encoding SlyX family protein has product MNEIEQLQIKVSYQEDTIEALNQALIKQQQQIAELQFKMQHVSSKLKEMSSSNIASLEDETPPPHY; this is encoded by the coding sequence TTGAACGAGATAGAACAGTTACAGATCAAAGTGTCGTATCAGGAAGACACCATTGAGGCTCTGAATCAGGCACTTATCAAGCAGCAGCAGCAAATTGCAGAGTTGCAATTTAAGATGCAGCATGTCAGCAGTAAGCTGAAAGAAATGTCTTCCAGCAATATCGCCTCTTTGGAAGATGAAACGCCACCACCACACTATTAA
- a CDS encoding M14 family zinc carboxypeptidase produces MILRFFLFCTLLITARFVHADMSQIYSSDLQYLPGNVQYDPQIPLPQEVLGYPVGAWHVRHDQLLNYLYLLAEKSDRISIKEIGKTHEARKLVHLYISTPQNLANLPSIQQTHQKNWLMHDSKRDLSGFPLVLWMGYSIHGDEPSGSNAALLLAYYLAAAQGEEVTKLLDKSVVILDPSLNPDGLSRFAHWANSHKSKNLVADPQNREHQQAWPSARTNHYWFDLNRDWLLLTHPESRARIEQFQQWRPHVLTDFHEMGTNSSYFFQPGIPSRTNPHTPQENIELTNQLAKFHAKALDKDKRLYFTQEAFDDFYYGKGSTYPDAHGSIGILFEQASSRGHLQESENGLLSFSQTIQNQFNLSLSTLEGAMSNKAALLDYQEGFARNTVELALDDDVAGYMVTPGSDTSRFAYFLDLLARHQIEIYPLNSNVKLDDKTFVAGESFFVPGRQAQYRLVKSLFSGQKRFKDNTFYDVSNWNIALAFNYEFDVVEKSRWRKVPFAKQAIKELQVKSPLADSEVVAWAFNWNDSDAPALLQFLLQQGAHVKQSGKAFTAVTLDGEFAFLPGAVVLPMGFKQPGDITGSLIAKAAQLNIKLHGLTTGLTPQGVDLGSRYVNTVTEPEILLLGGRGVSQYEAGEVWHYLDQFVGLAPSIVDIQRLGRIDLERYSHIIAVDGNYATISEKDTKRIQHWIEQGGVLITQKRAAIWAAEQDWLAAKFKDKEAVDSAFDTANLSFADQESLDGKKRVAGAVFNTNVDLSHPLLFGFDKPQLPVFRNSTVIMRRPTQPFINPIVYQKMPLLAGYTSDEVEQLLADSAMAIAHQKGEGRVIAFADNVSFRGYWLGTRRLLSNAIYLSSFIDVEG; encoded by the coding sequence ATGATATTAAGATTTTTCCTGTTCTGTACGTTACTCATTACAGCTCGCTTTGTGCACGCGGATATGTCGCAAATCTATAGCAGCGATTTACAATATTTACCTGGCAATGTGCAATATGACCCGCAAATTCCATTACCGCAAGAGGTATTAGGTTACCCGGTGGGCGCCTGGCATGTCAGGCATGATCAACTGCTAAACTATCTATATTTGTTAGCTGAAAAATCAGACCGCATAAGCATAAAAGAGATTGGTAAAACCCATGAAGCCCGCAAGTTGGTGCATTTGTATATCAGTACCCCACAGAATTTGGCGAACTTGCCATCGATTCAACAAACCCATCAAAAAAATTGGTTAATGCATGACAGCAAGCGGGATCTCTCGGGTTTTCCGCTGGTATTGTGGATGGGCTACAGCATTCACGGGGATGAGCCTAGTGGCTCCAATGCGGCACTTTTGCTGGCTTATTACCTGGCCGCGGCGCAAGGAGAGGAAGTAACAAAATTGCTGGATAAGAGCGTGGTTATTCTGGACCCTTCTCTGAATCCTGATGGTTTATCTCGTTTTGCTCATTGGGCAAATTCTCATAAAAGTAAAAACCTGGTGGCAGACCCACAAAATCGAGAGCATCAACAAGCCTGGCCATCGGCTCGTACGAATCACTACTGGTTTGACCTCAATAGAGATTGGTTACTACTCACTCACCCGGAGTCACGTGCCAGAATTGAACAGTTTCAGCAATGGAGACCACATGTACTTACTGACTTTCATGAAATGGGTACCAATAGTAGTTACTTTTTCCAACCCGGAATCCCTTCAAGGACGAACCCTCATACGCCGCAAGAAAATATTGAGCTAACTAATCAATTGGCTAAGTTTCATGCCAAGGCATTAGATAAAGATAAGCGTCTGTATTTTACGCAAGAGGCTTTCGATGATTTTTACTATGGAAAAGGGTCCACCTATCCTGATGCCCATGGCAGTATTGGCATTCTGTTCGAACAGGCTAGTTCCAGAGGCCACCTCCAGGAATCAGAAAATGGCCTGTTATCCTTTTCTCAAACAATTCAAAATCAGTTTAATTTGAGCTTATCAACGCTTGAAGGCGCCATGAGTAATAAGGCCGCTCTTTTGGACTATCAGGAGGGTTTTGCACGCAATACTGTCGAGCTGGCGCTGGATGATGATGTTGCCGGTTATATGGTAACGCCAGGTAGCGATACCAGTCGTTTTGCCTATTTTCTGGACCTTTTGGCTCGCCATCAAATCGAAATTTATCCGCTCAACAGTAATGTTAAATTAGATGACAAAACCTTTGTGGCTGGAGAGAGCTTCTTTGTGCCCGGCAGACAAGCTCAATACCGCTTGGTGAAATCGCTATTTTCCGGTCAAAAACGCTTCAAGGACAATACCTTTTACGACGTCTCTAATTGGAATATTGCGCTGGCTTTTAACTATGAATTTGATGTGGTGGAAAAAAGTCGCTGGCGCAAAGTTCCGTTTGCCAAACAAGCCATAAAGGAGCTGCAAGTAAAATCGCCTTTGGCAGATTCCGAAGTTGTCGCCTGGGCATTCAATTGGAATGACTCAGATGCACCGGCATTATTGCAGTTTTTGCTGCAACAAGGAGCTCATGTAAAGCAGTCTGGGAAAGCATTTACAGCGGTGACCTTAGATGGTGAGTTTGCCTTCTTACCCGGTGCCGTTGTGCTTCCTATGGGATTTAAACAGCCTGGCGATATTACCGGATCACTGATTGCTAAAGCAGCCCAACTCAATATTAAGTTACATGGCTTAACTACTGGCTTGACGCCGCAAGGCGTGGATTTGGGGAGTCGCTATGTAAACACCGTTACCGAGCCGGAAATACTGTTGCTCGGCGGTCGTGGGGTTTCACAATATGAGGCTGGAGAAGTATGGCATTACCTTGACCAGTTTGTGGGCTTAGCACCGAGTATTGTTGATATTCAGCGCTTGGGGAGAATTGATCTGGAGCGCTACAGTCACATTATTGCTGTAGATGGTAACTACGCAACGATTTCAGAAAAAGACACCAAGCGTATCCAGCACTGGATTGAGCAAGGAGGCGTGTTAATCACACAGAAGCGCGCCGCTATCTGGGCTGCGGAACAAGATTGGTTGGCTGCTAAATTCAAGGACAAAGAGGCAGTAGATTCGGCATTTGATACGGCAAATTTAAGTTTTGCAGACCAAGAAAGCCTGGATGGTAAAAAAAGAGTGGCTGGCGCGGTATTCAATACCAATGTTGATTTAAGTCATCCCCTGTTATTCGGTTTTGACAAACCCCAATTACCAGTATTTCGCAATAGCACTGTGATCATGAGAAGACCTACTCAGCCTTTCATCAATCCCATTGTTTATCAAAAAATGCCACTTTTGGCTGGATATACTTCAGATGAAGTAGAGCAGCTGCTGGCCGATAGCGCGATGGCTATAGCCCACCAAAAAGGTGAGGGTAGGGTGATAGCGTTTGCTGACAATGTCAGCTTCCGAGGCTATTGGTTAGGCACCCGTCGATTATTATCCAATGCCATCTATCTGAGCAGTTTCATTGATGTTGAAGGCTAA